One genomic segment of Mesoterricola silvestris includes these proteins:
- a CDS encoding ABC transporter permease, producing MQLTELFLSALRALRAHKLRSFLTLLGVIIGVTTIVGVVAVISGLDTYVKEKVIRLAPDVFMVDRFGIIQSRHDFLLAFKRPLLTWTDFERISGANLPHVSRVSTRAVRSLRVDSGPRHLKNVTVVGSTANFAGLFKFEFEDGRYFNENENDLAANVAVIGADVKEELFPGVDPLGKTLLIRGLPFRIIGLFPRQGRSLGFSRDTIVCVPIQVYRKNFMSAKDSLNIQVEARGGVAGLDDAVSEVRSLLRAMRHTAYRDPDPFGIMTQDSLQELWKQISQAAFVLMLLVSSVSLGVGGIVIMNIMLVSVVERTTEIGIRMAIGARKRDIWRQFLLEASLLSLCGGIVGVTAGALVAWLVRTVGGFPAQITAGIVVSSVAVSTLIGLAAGFLPARRASNLPVIDALRAE from the coding sequence ATGCAGCTTACCGAGCTGTTCCTCTCCGCCCTGAGGGCCCTGCGGGCCCACAAGCTGCGGAGCTTCCTCACCCTCCTGGGGGTCATCATCGGCGTGACCACCATCGTGGGCGTGGTGGCCGTCATTTCCGGGCTGGACACGTACGTGAAGGAGAAGGTGATCCGCCTGGCCCCCGATGTCTTCATGGTGGACCGCTTCGGGATCATCCAGTCCCGGCATGATTTCCTCCTGGCCTTCAAGCGGCCCCTGCTCACCTGGACGGACTTCGAGCGCATTTCCGGGGCGAACCTGCCCCATGTGTCCCGGGTGAGCACCCGCGCGGTGAGGTCCCTGCGGGTGGATTCGGGGCCCCGGCACCTGAAGAACGTGACGGTGGTGGGATCCACGGCGAACTTCGCCGGGCTCTTCAAGTTCGAGTTCGAGGACGGGCGCTACTTCAACGAGAACGAGAACGACCTGGCGGCCAACGTCGCCGTCATCGGGGCGGACGTGAAGGAGGAGCTTTTCCCGGGGGTCGATCCCCTGGGCAAGACCCTCCTCATCCGCGGGCTCCCCTTCCGCATCATCGGGCTGTTCCCGCGCCAGGGGCGCTCCCTGGGCTTCAGCCGGGACACCATCGTGTGCGTGCCCATCCAGGTCTACCGGAAGAACTTCATGTCCGCCAAGGACTCCCTGAACATCCAGGTGGAGGCCCGGGGCGGCGTGGCCGGCCTGGACGACGCGGTGTCCGAAGTGAGATCGCTCCTGCGGGCCATGCGCCACACCGCGTACCGGGACCCGGATCCCTTCGGCATCATGACCCAGGACTCCCTCCAGGAGCTCTGGAAGCAGATCAGCCAGGCCGCCTTCGTGCTCATGCTGCTGGTGTCCTCCGTGAGCCTGGGCGTGGGCGGCATCGTCATCATGAACATCATGCTGGTGAGCGTGGTGGAGCGCACCACCGAGATCGGCATCCGCATGGCCATCGGCGCCCGGAAGCGCGACATCTGGCGGCAGTTCCTCCTGGAGGCCTCCCTGCTGAGCCTCTGCGGGGGCATCGTGGGGGTCACCGCCGGGGCCCTGGTGGCCTGGCTCGTGCGCACCGTGGGCGGGTTCCCGGCGCAGATCACGGCCGGGATCGTGGTGTCCAGCGTCGCGGTGTCCACCCTGATCGGCCTGGCCGCGGGCTTCCTCCCCGCGCGGCGGGCCTCGAACCTGCCCGTCATCGACGCCCTCCGGGCCGAATAG